One genomic region from Spirosoma sp. KCTC 42546 encodes:
- a CDS encoding histone deacetylase — protein MLQIAFSPVYRLKLPEGHRFPMLKYELIHEQLLYEGTCTEANFFAPAPVDDRWVLGVHTASYVQALQTLIVPPAMVRRIGFPVTPELIEREWIITQGTIDGTHIARTDGIAMNVAGGTHHAFPDRGEGFCMLNDVGVAAHYLLETSQSRKILVIDLDVHQGNGTAVMFQKEPRVVTFSMHGRDNYPLKKEQSDLDIDFPTGTSDEVYLNTLYNTLPGLIQREQPDFLFYVSGVDILASDRLGKLSVSREGCKERDRFVFEQAQRNNLPIVVSMGGGYSPRLTDIVEAHCNTFRLASDMFF, from the coding sequence ATGCTTCAGATTGCCTTTTCGCCCGTGTACCGACTCAAATTGCCTGAAGGACACCGGTTTCCGATGCTTAAATACGAACTGATTCATGAGCAACTTCTGTACGAAGGTACCTGCACCGAGGCCAATTTTTTTGCGCCTGCTCCGGTTGATGACCGTTGGGTATTGGGCGTTCATACGGCCAGTTATGTGCAGGCATTACAAACCCTGATCGTGCCGCCTGCCATGGTTCGCCGGATTGGGTTTCCGGTAACGCCCGAACTTATTGAACGCGAGTGGATCATTACGCAGGGGACAATTGATGGTACCCATATTGCCCGAACGGATGGCATCGCGATGAATGTGGCTGGAGGAACCCATCATGCGTTTCCGGATCGGGGAGAGGGATTTTGCATGCTCAACGACGTTGGTGTGGCGGCTCATTACCTACTTGAGACTAGTCAGTCCCGGAAAATTCTGGTGATCGATTTAGACGTGCATCAGGGTAACGGAACGGCAGTGATGTTTCAGAAAGAGCCGCGCGTAGTTACGTTCAGTATGCATGGTCGAGATAATTATCCACTTAAAAAAGAACAGTCGGACCTGGATATTGACTTCCCGACTGGCACCTCGGACGAAGTTTATTTAAACACGCTTTACAATACCCTGCCGGGGCTGATTCAGCGCGAGCAGCCCGATTTCTTATTTTATGTATCGGGTGTTGATATTCTGGCCTCCGACCGATTGGGTAAACTGAGTGTTAGCCGGGAAGGATGCAAAGAACGGGATCGGTTCGTGTTTGAACAGGCTCAACGGAATAATCTGCCGATTGTCGTTTCGATGGGCGGAGGGTACTCACCCCGATTGACTGATATTGTTGAAGCTCACTGTAACACATTTCGGCTGGCATCGGATATGTTTTTCTGA
- a CDS encoding HpcH/HpaI aldolase/citrate lyase family protein: protein MKQNIVKTRLKSSQPVLGVLSNSSDPTVAELCGFSGLDFYMIDGEHSPVTTAQVQDIVRACEVSGITPLARVRSNDSKLILQFLDAGVMGIMMPGVSTVAQAEALVQAVNYPPLGLRGFAPARANDYLLGNMNQGESVEFANEQILVLAQIEDKEAIANLDDLLQVNGIDGFVIGPRDLAMSMGYYDGPGHDEVKRTIAGVVEKIRKAGLIAGTTAATGDQARALIDRGVLFCLNSFAGLLKSAAGEFMKGRV from the coding sequence ATGAAGCAAAACATTGTTAAAACCCGGCTCAAAAGCAGCCAGCCCGTTCTGGGTGTTCTTTCTAATAGTAGCGATCCCACCGTTGCCGAATTGTGCGGCTTCTCGGGACTGGATTTTTATATGATCGACGGCGAACACAGCCCCGTAACAACGGCGCAGGTGCAGGATATTGTACGGGCCTGTGAGGTGAGTGGTATTACGCCTTTAGCCCGAGTTCGCAGTAATGATTCCAAATTGATTTTGCAATTTCTGGATGCGGGCGTTATGGGCATTATGATGCCAGGCGTTAGTACCGTTGCCCAAGCCGAAGCTCTGGTCCAGGCCGTTAACTATCCGCCCCTGGGTTTGCGGGGATTTGCACCCGCACGGGCTAACGATTACCTCCTGGGCAATATGAATCAGGGCGAGTCTGTCGAATTTGCCAACGAGCAAATTCTGGTATTAGCCCAGATCGAAGATAAGGAAGCTATTGCTAACCTGGACGATCTGCTCCAGGTAAACGGCATAGATGGCTTTGTTATTGGCCCACGTGATCTGGCCATGAGTATGGGATACTACGATGGTCCCGGCCACGATGAGGTAAAACGAACCATTGCGGGCGTCGTTGAAAAAATCAGAAAAGCGGGCCTGATTGCAGGAACCACAGCGGCCACCGGCGATCAGGCCAGGGCGTTGATTGATCGGGGTGTCCTGTTTTGCCTGAATTCCTTTGCTGGCTTGCTGAAGTCGGCCGCTGGGGAGTTTATGAAAGGACGAGTGTAA